Proteins from a genomic interval of Lycium ferocissimum isolate CSIRO_LF1 chromosome 2, AGI_CSIRO_Lferr_CH_V1, whole genome shotgun sequence:
- the LOC132032634 gene encoding serine carboxypeptidase-like 34, with amino-acid sequence MFPYFHILLLLVLSFNGIFGRGNIIISKEALAEQEADRVIKLPGQPTVSFKQYAGYVTVNETHGRALFYWFFEATTTPEKKPLLLWLNGGPGCSSIGYGEAEELGPFLTQKNKPELKFNNFTWNKAANLLFLESPVGVGFSYTNTSTDIKKLGDTITAQDSYNFLVNWFRRFPQFKSHKFYIAGESYAGHYVPQLAEQIFDNNKKVKKEDHINFKGFMIGNALMDDETDQKGMIDYAWDHAVISDHLYDSIKRACNFSSEHLGGECNNLLSQYFAVYRIVDMYSLYAPKCVHNSNSSSTRPLPTINGAAPKSFSRIEGWHQRPTGYDPCLSDYTETYMNRQDVQAALHANITRIPYPWTHCSNNISFWNDAPSSMLPTIKKLIDGGLRVWVYSGDTDGRISVTSTRLTLRKLGLKITEDWTPWYTNNKQVGGWTVAYDGLLFVTVRGAGHQVPTFKPKQALQLVRHFLSNKKLPSAPF; translated from the exons atgtttccatattttcacattcttcttcttcttgttctgAGTTTTAATGGAATATTTGGAAGAGGTAATATTATTATTAGCAAAGAAGCTTTGGCTGAACAAGAAGCAGATCGAGTTATCAAGTTACCCGGTCAGCCAACGGTGAGTTTCAAGCAATATGCTGGATATGTTACTGTCAATGAGACTCATGGAAGAGCACTCTTCTACTGGTTCTTTGAAGCTACTACCACTCCTGAGAAGAAACCGCTTCTTTTATGGCTCAATGGTG GCCCAGGATGCTCGTCAATTGGCTACGGTGAAGCAGAGGAGCTAGGGCCTTTCTTGACACAGAAAAATAAGCCAGAGCTCAAGTTCAATAATTTCACTTGGAATAAAG CGGCAAACttattgttcttggaatccCCTGTTGGTGTTGGATTTTCATACACAAACACCTCCACTGATATCAAAAAGCTTGGAGACACTATTACAG CCCAAGATTCATATAATTTTTTGGTCAATTGGTTTCGAAGATTTCCACAATTCAAGTCCCATAAATTCTACATTGCTGGTGAAAGTTACGCTG GGCACTATGTTCCTCAGCTAGCAGAGCAAATCTTTGACAACAATAAAAAGGTCAAAAAAGAGGACCACATAAATTTCAAAGGATTCATG ATAGGGAATGCATTGATGGACGATGAGACAGACCAAAAGGGAATGATAGATTATGCATGGGATCATGCAGTGATATCAGATCATTTGTACGATTCCATTAAGAGAGCTTGCAATTTCAGCTCGGAACATCTAGGAGGGGAGTGCAACAACCTTCTTAGTCAGTACTTTGCTGTTTACCGTATTGTAGACATGTATAGCCTTTACGCCCCCAAATGCGTTCACAACAGCAACAGCAGCAGCACCAGACCCCTTCCAACAATCAATGGAGCTGCCCCCAAGTCCTTCTCCAGAATT GAAGGATGGCACCAAAGACCAACAGGGTACGATCCATGTCTGTCCGATTACACAGAAACTTATATGAATAGACAAGATGTTCAAGCTGCACTACATGCAAATATCACTAGAATTCCTTATCCATGGACTCATTGCAG CAATAATATATCATTTTGGAATGATGCACCATCTTCCATGCTCCCTACCATCAAGAAACTAATCGATGGTGGTCTGCGCGTTTGGGTGTACAG TGGAGATACCGATGGTAGAATCTCAGTCACTTCTACAAGATTAACTTTGAGAAAACTTGGATTGAAGATCACTGAAGATTGGACTCCTTGGTACACTAACAATAAGCAG GTTGGTGGATGGACAGTTGCCTATGATGGACTACTCTTTGTGACTGTAAGAGGAGCTGGTCATCAAGTCCCAACATTCAAGCCAAAGCAAGCTCTACAGCTAGTTAGACATTTCTTGTCCAATAAGAAGCTACCATCTGCCCCATTTTAG